taaccCGCAAGAATATTgatataacttaatttaaattgcgaTTTCTGAATAGAGAATTTAATGGGCCACTTGAAAGTTTTGCAtcgattgaaaattaaaatgcaaatcgTAAAAAGACCGTCCACTGACGGGAACGATGGTGCAGTTGTTAAGGCACCAGATTTGCAATCTAAAGATTCGGGTTCGATTCCCGATATGTTCTAATGTGTTTTCACATTTAGGAACACATCAATGAAAAACATCTGTAAGCATTGTCCGACTCGGCCGGTATAATACCAGGGCCACACAGAAGACGGTCATTATATGTCAGTGCGtaccggaggtctaattttaatcctcaaAAAAGTGGATTTTACAGAAGGAActcataggaaggggaaatatttttctgtgtgtcccctcCCCCGTGGATTCTGCATTtgaggatgtctatgggcaacggttgcCTCGCTATTCTTGCAAATTTAGGTCTGCTTGCTCCTTTGCCACTTACGTACTCTTTGTGATAAAGGAAATCATGTCAATTcaatctgcacatatcttcaaataaaacaatatatttaagtcACAATTTTacttactgaaaaaaaaaaatgaggtATGAATGTTTAAGATAATTCAaatcactaacttatatatcaacatattagttatgtatattattatagtcAGTCAGTTAATCAGAGTTACTTAGATCCatcaataaaacatataatcttCAGTACATTACtatgaaatatacaataaaacaaaacattacaaatacaatagaaatattaaataatttctacaaaataaatgcattataataattcaaattgacaatttcttatttatctcTAGACACCGGGCCATCAAcagtaacattaatttttattattaacatattatctACATAAGACCTCTTTAGAAGTTGGCaacattattaatgttatatattttttattgcttaattttcaatgtttcCGCTATATAATGAGGAGAACTCGTAAGTTATATTCAGATGTGATTCAAATCAAAATATGTGATCTCTGTCTGAAAACATGTAAACCAGAAACTTTAATGAACTTCTAATTTgatgatgtttttaatttaaaaaaaagtaaaaagtttatatcTCAAATGTAaagtctaattttaaattacatgaaGTTGTTTTCTGTACTTTGTGGCTTTTCAATCGtacaaattattgtaaagGAATTTatcccttttttatttaattgtgtttttaatgtaacctgtacattatttgaacaaagctatttttattaggtcttatttaaattaactgtaTCCATGGCACATTTGAATATCAATTTTTTGTCCATTGGTAAAATTATCACTGGTTAAAATATCCAATATCTTCAAGTCTTTAATCAAATCACACCaacgttacaaatatttgtcaataacACAACTAGTAACACTATCAACATTATAACCATAGACACAACTATTGTTTCACATGCACTGTAGTCACATAATTTGTCAAACATTCACAACGTCAGCACTTGTCAGTCGGTGTGAGTGGCTAGAAGTCGGGCTTGTATCACGTGGTGGTGGTGATGGCCTTGTACAGTCTGAGGCGCCACTCCGAGAGCGCGGCCAGCACAGTGTCCCCGTTGAGCTGCAGCGCGCACACGTCCAGCGCGGGCTCCGCGGCCGGCAGCGACACGGAGCGCGCGCCCTCCAGCCCGTGCAGCCGCAGCGCCGCCTCGCCCTCCGAGTGCGCCGCCGCCCACAGCGCGCCCGGCGCCCGCACCCACGCCGCGCGCGACATCAGCGTCGCCCGCCCCGACCCCGGGAAACTCTGCTCCGGCTCCAGCGCCACCTCCCCGCCCGGCGCGCTCGCCCGCAGCCGGCACAGCGCCAGCCGCGCCCGCTCCGTGCCCCCCGGCCGGCACGACACCAGCGCGCGGTGCGACTCCTCGTCGTAGCTCAGCGACATGAAGGGCCCCTCCAGCGGCAGCGCGCGCGGCTCCCACTGCCGCATGTTGGCCACCCACAGCCAGCACGAGTTGAGCTGGCACGAGAGCAGCCCGTACTCGGTGGAGCGCAGCGAGACGACGGGCGACATGTCCCCGGGCGCCGTCAGCCGCTGGATGTAGTGGGCGGGGTTGCGCACGTCGTACTGGTGCACGACGCCGCCGACGCCGCCCACGTAGAACTCGTTGGTGCGCAGGTGGTCCCAGGAGCAGGACCAGAGTGGCAGACCGCAATGCACGGCCAGGCCGGGCACGCCGCGCTCCACGACGCGCGCCGCGCCGTCCAGCCCCGCGCTCAGCAGCAGGTCGCGCGGCTGCGAGTACGTCAGGTCGCGGATGGGCTTCGGGTGAAGGTGCACGAACTGGCCCGCCTTGTTGTCCACGCAGCTCACCTTGCGGATGCCGTACCCGGGGAACAGGTAGTTGACGCTCTTCTGCGACACGTACAGCTCGTATGTGCGGCAGTTGTACGTCATCACCCGACAGCCGCCGTCCTTCGATATCTCCAGGTTCTTCTCGAGCGCGAAGCGCCACGTCTTCCTCACGGGCTGCTCCTTGGCCACCTGGGGCTTCATCAGCGAGCTCCGCAGCACTTCCAGCTGCATGATGCACGCGCGATGCGCTATTTTGCAGTTCTGCAGCTCGAGTTCGACTCTGCTCTTCTCGGTCTGCAGCGAATCGACCTGCTTCTGCAGGGCGGTGATCTGCGAGGAGTCGGCGGCGACGAGGCGCTTGGCGTAGATGAAGCGTATGTCTTTGAGCGCGGCCTTGCTCTTGCAGGTGGGGCAGGTGCGTTCTCGCGAGGGCTGGGCCTTCAGCCAGCGCTCGACACACTGCGCCCCGAACAGATGACCGCACTTGAGCGCCACCAGCCGGTGTTCGCCCGAGTTGCCCCACGTATCGAGGCAGATGGGACACGTCTCGCCGTCAGTGTCGTCGTTTAGTTTGGGCGATGAGAGCTTGCGCACCTTAGCGGGCGGCTCCTCCAAGTCATCTTGCTTGGAGTCGGGCAGAGACATCAAACTGTTAGACTCCTCGTTGGTCAAGTTGGGGGTGACATGATCGGAGCGCGAGCTCTGCGGCCGCACCGAGTCCGAGTTGTCATCGAGTGTGGCGAGGTCGTATGGGGCTATCGTGGGAGGCAAGTCGGGCCGTGTGACCTCCGTGTCGTAGTTGGTGCTGACCAGTGAGTCCTCGCTGGCAGGGCCGAGGGCGAGAGCGTCTGGCGGCGCGCCGGGCGGCGTGCCCGGACTACCGGCGAGGCGACGGGCGCGCCGGGCCCTGCGGGGTGCTCGTGGCGGGGACTCCGCCTCGAATAAGTTAGGACTACTCGGCTCCGCCTCGGTGGGCGAGAGCGATGGTGTGGACGAAGAATCGCCCATCTCACATTGAatctacaataataattacattatttacattgtgAAGTGTATCTtacaatgtttgtatgtaacttACTTGCTTGTGACAGATTTAGagctaaaaaatttaatactcaTTGAAATGCTATGAGATTCACAGAGGTAGATTTTGTTGActggtgcaataccacaacctcacagaagacagtcATGAGtttacagtctgatgagtgtggtgctggaggcctaattttagtccacatACCTACCAccacaaaaactttaaatatgaatgtggAGGAGTACACCGGGAGCAATAGGCCTTGTAAGAGGTGGATAAtagttataatacaaaaacaagaagacaggcgtgaagtgagAGCTAtccacgtttcgtctgatgagtgtgcgtaccggaggtctaattttactCCATATTCCCTCcacacccttttcttataaggaatggTTCAGTATGTATCTGAATGTATCTGTAATTTCAGGTGTCAATGGGCAGAAGTCGCTTTTCTAATTAGGCGGATACAGGTGACCActttgctcatttgccatcttatgatataaaaaaaaagacccTGTGTGCTTCAACCGTGAGATTCATCAATACTACAAGAAAAAAACGCAATTTTTATAaccatacatatgtacatgaggtatttgtatgtaaatgacttgaagtaagatttatatatgCAGATTTTAGCATAATcattcaaaaacattatttctacTTATTGGAAGTTAAGAATACACAAATTGTCTCAGTTCTTTTTGCCTCTTGTAGCTGTCATCACAATAGTTGTATATAGTTATAGAAAAAGTTGttacttattatttgattACTAAAACAACATTTGTAGCAAAgaatacatcttactaatattatgaatgcaagtgtttagatggatggatgtttgtttaaacatATCTCTAAGCTATCCCCTAAATGGCTCAActaatcttgatgaaatttggcacagatgtagaccatagtcaggaaaaacacataggctacttattacctttagtttttaattccgcgcggatagagtcgcgggcgacaactatttgatataatattcaaatgtaaCTGGTAATGAACGAACCCGAACTTGTTTCgtgttaaatgttaaataaaaagaagacCACCCATCTTATTACGATAGTTACAAATATGCTAAATATCACATTATTCAAGTTTTAAGATTCATAGAATTGTGTtgtttacttacattttaatcgaccattatttgaattatatcaTGAATTCAAGATACTAATCACGAAGTTCGTAGACTGTAGATTTTGTAATTCACGCAAGATTTACGTTTTTTGtcagataaatatataattttaatggacGAAGTGGGAACCACTGAAAACAAAATCGAAACCACCTTCAAGTGAATgcgctttttaaattttcaacaaagTCAAACATGTTTGTCAAAAGTTCAGCCAGCCAACTGCCAGTGTCACTGTCATTGGTTGTCACTGCCAAAAGTTAGCAGGAAACATCGGGATCTGTAGAGAAAGGAGAAaggattttattgttttatttttcctgcttagattttataaaacaatcatTTGAAGATAATAAGAAACAAATGTAAACGCAAGATTGAAATAGTAAGATAGTCATCGGAAAAAGAATGTCAAAGTTTATCATTTTCTTGAAACATAatcatatttttctaaaacattattagGCCTAGCAATTTGATAAGATTGAAAACCTTAACAAGGCTATTTAaagtcttttattttactcacCTCTTctgattttaatgaattaaatcagCGTATcggaattttaatatttataatgttggcAAGcctagtatttatttattatatcgtGGAGTTGGCAGCATTGTTCGAATCGCGACATACCCGACATACCAAGGAAGTGTAACGGGGTTGAATCGGCCTctgttttttacttttatcacTCGAAGAGCTTTTATCCGTgacttatttatgtaaaatagttataaagaaatattgtttgatagattaaacataaattaaacgGCATAACATACGCCTGGATtagtgattttaattttaagtgacGTGATTTGATACTAATGGCGGTGCATGACAGTACTGTGATGTGTTTGTGTAGAATAccagaaaattaaattgtggATTTAATTGTGATGCCTGGCATTGTTGGTCAGTATGATAATCCTCATTCTTAAGACTTATATTTatctgtataattttttttaagcttaaattatacattgaGCTTTGATGTTatcaaatttgtatttgttaacTTGCGATGTTTCTGGTAGTTTTTCGGTGATAATCGACTGTATCTAGGCAGATATTGTTGAATAGAGGGTGGAGCTTGGCCTGTTGACATTTCAGTTAGCAATAGCCTCGCACCGCGATGTCGCAAGGGATGAATCTAGGTCAGTCGGTGCGAGCCGACGTGCGCACTTCCCTCTGACGTCACAGCCACCCCTAACCGCTTCACACCCCAATCAGATTCCCTTTCAGTATATTGTGTGTCAGTTTATTAGACcatgtataaattatgtatcaTTAATATCCTATGTATCAACCCTAAGTAAATACAGTTGACTTTTACAATTTCATGAATATTACCTTCCTATATATAATTCCATCTTTTCTCACAACTTTAGTAatgttatttcttgtttttagtatttaacaataatgatTACTGAGATTAGTGATCACATCCTCACAAATAGACATTTCaacaaacacacaaacaaataaaaattttattatcattttgaGTTCCATAGTATTGATAAAGACccctttttaatatatttgttatgtagAGAATTTGttcagttatatttaaatataaatatagattaaatttaaatataaaattgataataaaattcaaaatatcaattttataatactgCAATTTGACTGTTTttgctaattatttaatattgtcagtagtttgcaataaataaatgtgagtttccatatttttatattttgcagGTGTTTTATCAATGTGACATGACTGTGTGAGTGTgtgtatggatggattttgtGAAAGAGTATATAtgtaagaagggggtgaattcagatatgacagctgatagagatgtatggaggagtacatactgtgccgtccctccatagggataacagcaggttgatgatgttttatcaattttaatatgtagttTGTTGTTACAATACAAGTATTGATGTCAAAATAATATGTGAACATGTTTTGCAATGACatggtttcattttaaaatgtaaacatttatataatcaGATAGAACAGCATATCAAGTAttgacatagtttttttttattgacaaaaacATGATTACAATCTTACTTACTTACATCATACAATCATACAATttagttgtttataaaacaactaaacagatctgaatgaaatttggatttttttcaCATACATTACATGCTGAAATACCATGTTGATTTttgattaagttatttttattctgtgtGGACTGAATCCAAGcaacagctagtcttatatagttattgtttaccaatttttaataacacaaaTATATCTTGTTTgcggtttttttttcatatattacatacacactctgattttattaattactagcttttacccgcgactctgtccgcgcggaataaaaaatagaaaacggggtaaaaattatcctatgtccgtttcctgcttctaagctacctgcccaccaattttcagtcaaatcgattcagccgttcttgagttataaatagtgtaactaacacaactttcttttatatatataagattaattatatatagtaacagcttttacatttttctatcacacaataattatatgatatactagcttttgcccgcgactccgtacgtgctgaattaaaaaaaaaacataagtagtctatgtgttcttccacactatgttctacatctgtgacaaatttcatcaagatctgttcagcggttctggagatacattccaacagacatccatccatctaaacttttgaatttatattataagtaagataatgGCTGAGGAATAACATAATTACATGTCTATCTGTATTTACTTTGTTACTTTGTTCCAGTTAAACTAATCCAGTCCGTTCTTATCTCTGTTGTCACttgaattacatttatatttgtatagactcaaaacaatatttatccTTTACTAATTGTTCCGCGGTTTTGCTTGTCTTAGTTGCAATTGGAATTTAAGCTTGGAAATATGGATTTTCTGACATTCACGTCTGCTAAACTTTTTCTGCTCACCTCTGTAAAGTAATAGTACAATGTTCAATTGCGTAATGACCTTTTGtcataagaaaaaattattacttatgaGTGACTTAACAAATTTTCtgtcaatacattttttttactaaagtaCCAGCTTTTACTGGGGActgtgtggaattaaaaaaaaacactattaaaaaacctatgtgttctacatctgccaaatttcagtgcAATTCGTTCAAATATTCTGGATATATCTAGTACCAAAcatcaaaattatatacaagctTAATTGTGCTGgttagaaagtattttttgttttttttttatatcaaaaggtggcaaacaagcaaacggccacctgaattcgctgaaatagcgaggcaACCATTGCCAATAGACATCctcaaatgcagatgcgttgcctacctttaattaacggagaaggggacgcacagatagaggatatttccccttcctatgcgtcccctcttccgccaaatccacttccccttgccatcctttcctaatagaaaaagagtgggaagggaaagaggactagaATTAGGGCTCCGggaccacactcatcaaacgaaacgcggaattgcttccacttcacgcctgtctgcggtgtggtcgtggtatttcaccggtccaCCCGGCCCAtttgtgcacccaacaaatattgttgttgcgggatctaccactgttaaacggTCTCTATCTCGGATCTGCCACGGTTACAAAGTATTTTAGGAGATTTAAGTTAATCTGCTAAAATTTTTAGtcataaaattacacaaaaaaaggTTCGAGCTAGTTGGTGGCAGTAAATGTGTTaagaattgttttgttttttaatttaatgacttGGTTGTAAACTTTATGTTTCTCTGCCTACACCATAGAAGTGTTAACTTAGTCGTGATGTGTGCACCACGGGCGCTTCTAGCGTCGTCAGAGCGCACTCATGACTCGTTAAGTCGCGACCTAGTTTACTTTATGCgctttatgaatattttttttaattaattctacaagttatatttaaactacacTGTGTATTTAATGTTCAAAGGACTCACTCTAACAACGTGGAGAGGTAGATTACGTATTTCCACTTGCCTTAGTCACACTTTacgtttttctaaattaattccaatctatattataaagaggacagctctgtttgtttgtttgtattgaatagatTACGAAATTGTGGAGctgttttgaaaaattctttcactgttgggaagctagaCTATGTCTGGGTGACATgggttatttattactagtattttttcttaatttcacgcggacgataTCGTGGACAACTGTTAGtgctgtttaaaaaatacaatgcaTGATTTTAATGCTAagaattgttgtttttaagtttgttCTTTTgtgaattattgtatttttaatgtattaaaaaatttgtatgTTACATTGCAGGGTGTGCGTGTGTGAGGGTGTCTGGGGGGGCGGCGGGCACGGGGGTGGTGGTGCGATGAGGGCGGCGATGCGGCGCCGCACATGAGCCGGCTGCTGTGCTGCCTGCGCGCGCGCCGACAAGACATGGGCGCCGCGCTCTACCCCGCGCAGCCACAGGTACGTACCTCTCCCCCACAGGCACTAGCTCACACTACCTCACTCATCAATATTGATACGAGAGCGTGTTGTTGTCGCAGGAGGGCGAGGCGTGCGACGGCGCCGCGGAGCACGTCGCCCCGCCCACCATGGCCGACGTCATACGGTGAGTCACGTCCCTCCCCGCTTTCCACAAACTTTGCGTAATGATTGAGAAATAATTTGATGTTATATTGTTAAGGGAGCGGAAGAAGAAGGCGGGTGGTGCTGCGCTGGGCACGCTGCGGAGGCGCCTGGCCGCCGCTACCCGCCGCCCGAGGGACTCCCGACCTGACAGAGGTGAATTGGCAAAGAATACGGTGGAACTATGTAAAGTGGCACTTGATACTTTACAACGTATGCCATGTTGTGACGGGACGCGGTTGCAGGTTGCGAGCACGCGCGCTTCATCCGGTCGGTGGTGAGCTCGTGGCGGCTGGCGGAGGTGTTCGTGCTGTGCGAGCAGCTGGAGGCGGGCGCCGCGCTGCGCGACCTCGTCACCCAGGCGGAGCTGGCCCGCGAGCCCGCGCCCGCGCTGCACCAGGACCTCGCGCAGGCCTACAGGGACAGGTACGAGGTCCACGCCCAGGCGGAGTCGGTCTGCGAGTCTTCGTCACCTGTAGCTTTATATGTAACCTCGGGTCCCGCCGTCAGATGGATGTGCGACGTGGAGCTGGTGGGCGCGGGCTGGTCGGTGTCCGCGCACCGCGCCATCCTCGCGGCGAGATGCTCCTACTTCAGGGAGCTGCTGCAGCGATACCCCGGGTGAGAGAGGCTGCAGCAGTGTATGTGTGAGTGGTGCAAGGGCAAGGGCGAGGGCAGGTGTGAGATGTGGGATGTTGCAGCGTGTGCCGCGTGCCGCTGgagggcgcggcggcggggcTGTGCCGGGAGGAGATGGAGGCGGTGGTGGGGGCGCTCTACGCCGGCCCCAGCTGCGTCCGCCGACCTCCCTGCGACCTCTGCAACAGTACGTACATCTCACCTCTCATTCATATGCACATACATTTTACTATGAATGGCgcgttcttttttaaatttaaattactacaagtaaatgttaattaaagtgTTTGTTGTGTGTTCAGAGTCAGACCTGGACATCATCAGCGGAGAAAACACAGCATGTGAGTGTTCTATGTATTACTatgtcttttaaatatatatttaataactatgtACCTCTCGttgtttacttattatatgaaaaataccACAAACcatacgaaataaaaatacgaaaaatcatttttttttttttggaataaaatgTTTCCTACAGAATGTTCCAGATTGTAATCTATTTAGTGCCAAATGTCATGCAAACTTTGTCAtcatgtgtgtatgtatgtgtgtgtgtgtgtgtgtgtgcagcTCGCGGGGGGTGTGCGTGTGGGGGGCGGGGGAGGGGGCGCGGCGAGACGCGGCTGCTGCGCCGTCTGGCGGACCTGCTGGGCTTCTCTCTCGACACACTGCACAGGGACATGAAGTATCTGCTCGACTCCGGTGAGTCACCTCCACCTCCACCTCCGCTACCTCCACCTCCACATCCGCTACCTCCACCTCCACATCCGCTACCTCCACCTCCACCTCCACATCCGCTACCTCCACCTCCACCTCCGCAGTGTATGATGTGAGGTGTTGTGTTGCAGGCGAGCAGTCTGACAGTCGGCTGGTGTTCAGGCTGGAGGGTGGAGGTGCGGCGTACGGTTTCCGCGCCGCACTCGAGCTGCCCTGTCACCGCGTCGTGCTCGCCGCCAGGTCTCGCTTCTTCAGGTATGACACACACACATGACACACAACATGTCACCACACAACCTAACACACGaggaaattaacaaaatcttGTGGTAATAGGAAATATATGTGAAGTAACAATGTCATTTTGACAGCGTCATATTTTGATCAATGCAATGCAGGAAGCTTCACAGTTTGAATGTTGCCAATTTCATTGTTTacaaattctataaaaatatcacgcttgttgttatatattaatatgtagGTTAATTTGCCAAAGAATTGCTAAATGCTTTGAGTTACAACATGAAAGATTATTTAAGGAAATTAGGTGATTTTTCTTCACTGG
This genomic stretch from Papilio machaon chromosome 29, ilPapMach1.1, whole genome shotgun sequence harbors:
- the LOC106708179 gene encoding E3 ubiquitin-protein ligase RFWD3 — encoded protein: MSLPDSKQDDLEEPPAKVRKLSSPKLNDDTDGETCPICLDTWGNSGEHRLVALKCGHLFGAQCVERWLKAQPSRERTCPTCKSKAALKDIRFIYAKRLVAADSSQITALQKQVDSLQTEKSRVELELQNCKIAHRACIMQLEVLRSSLMKPQVAKEQPVRKTWRFALEKNLEISKDGGCRVMTYNCRTYELYVSQKSVNYLFPGYGIRKVSCVDNKAGQFVHLHPKPIRDLTYSQPRDLLLSAGLDGAARVVERGVPGLAVHCGLPLWSCSWDHLRTNEFYVGGVGGVVHQYDVRNPAHYIQRLTAPGDMSPVVSLRSTEYGLLSCQLNSCWLWVANMRQWEPRALPLEGPFMSLSYDEESHRALVSCRPGGTERARLALCRLRASAPGGEVALEPEQSFPGSGRATLMSRAAWVRAPGALWAAAHSEGEAALRLHGLEGARSVSLPAAEPALDVCALQLNGDTVLAALSEWRLRLYKAITTTT